The following are encoded in a window of Caldicellulosiruptoraceae bacterium PP1 genomic DNA:
- a CDS encoding GNAT family N-acetyltransferase, whose product MIRLLDNSDKENILKFLSKEKELNLFIIGDILNFGFDKPFQKVWAEFDQEDNIIAVLLKHHNNFIFYSRENYNCDAFCEIISKEKFKVFSGEKSIIENIKCRFKFLNENLNIFCKLDKNDYIPIKNDNVSLVKVMSKENIEYNILEEIALMYQSIDEFLNPASFEQLKADIESGSSRIFYIEEDGIIVSTARTGAENDGLAMVLSVATMEGYREKGYATACIAKLCSDLLKEGKTLCLFYDNPNAGRIYKKIGFKQIGFWVMLVK is encoded by the coding sequence ATGATAAGGTTATTGGACAATTCCGATAAAGAAAACATTCTAAAATTCCTTTCTAAAGAAAAAGAACTTAATTTATTTATTATTGGAGATATACTTAATTTTGGTTTTGACAAACCATTTCAAAAGGTATGGGCCGAATTCGACCAAGAAGATAATATTATTGCGGTTCTATTAAAGCATCATAACAATTTTATTTTTTATTCAAGAGAAAATTATAATTGTGATGCTTTCTGTGAGATAATATCAAAGGAAAAATTTAAAGTATTTTCAGGAGAAAAAAGTATAATTGAAAATATTAAATGTAGATTCAAGTTTTTAAATGAAAATCTTAACATATTCTGTAAATTAGATAAAAATGATTATATACCAATTAAAAATGATAATGTTAGCTTAGTAAAAGTGATGTCTAAAGAAAATATTGAATATAATATTTTAGAAGAGATTGCTTTGATGTATCAATCAATAGATGAATTTTTGAATCCAGCCTCTTTTGAACAGCTAAAAGCAGATATTGAAAGTGGCAGTAGCAGAATTTTCTATATTGAAGAAGATGGCATTATTGTTTCAACAGCAAGAACAGGAGCAGAAAATGATGGTTTAGCTATGGTTCTTAGTGTTGCAACAATGGAAGGATATAGGGAAAAAGGATATGCAACAGCTTGTATTGCAAAATTATGTTCAGATCTTTTGAAAGAAGGCAAAACTTTATGCTTATTTTATGATAACCCTAATGCAGGTAGAATATATAAAAAGATAGGTTTTAAACAAATTGGATTTTGGGTAATGCTTGTAAAGTAG
- a CDS encoding DNA-processing protein DprA has translation MNIDILLTLINIKGVGEKTIKSFIEYCELKKIKIDDIVQLIEVIKITKINNKLNKLEIYEAYEKTKKIIEYCKNNKIEILDFNNHFYPKCFKNIYNAPLIIFYKGNIELLKDKYKKVAIVGTRVPNEKSKRFSFELSNILAKKDKVIVSGLALGCDTEAHKGCLHANGKTIAVLPCGLDKIYPDSNINLANEIIEKEGGLLSEYPIFSQINKGNFIARDRLQSALSDFVIVIQTNLSDGTMHTVRFAFQQFKKIIVAYHETGDENKANKYIVENFNGIVIENLDEILEIIK, from the coding sequence ATGAATATAGATATACTGTTGACACTTATAAACATAAAAGGAGTTGGGGAAAAAACTATAAAATCATTTATAGAATATTGTGAATTAAAAAAGATTAAAATAGATGATATTGTTCAATTAATAGAAGTTATCAAGATAACAAAAATAAACAATAAATTGAATAAATTAGAAATATATGAGGCTTATGAAAAAACAAAAAAAATAATTGAATATTGTAAAAATAATAAAATAGAAATATTAGATTTCAACAATCATTTTTATCCAAAATGCTTCAAAAATATATACAACGCTCCATTAATTATTTTTTATAAAGGCAATATTGAATTATTGAAAGATAAATATAAAAAAGTCGCAATAGTTGGTACAAGAGTACCAAATGAAAAATCAAAAAGGTTTTCTTTTGAATTATCAAATATCCTAGCAAAAAAAGATAAGGTAATAGTAAGTGGTCTTGCTCTTGGTTGTGACACAGAAGCACATAAAGGTTGTTTACATGCAAATGGTAAAACAATAGCAGTATTACCTTGCGGGCTTGATAAGATATATCCTGATTCTAACATTAATTTAGCTAATGAGATTATTGAAAAAGAAGGTGGACTATTATCAGAATATCCTATATTTAGTCAAATCAATAAAGGCAACTTTATTGCGAGAGATAGATTGCAAAGTGCTTTGTCTGACTTTGTTATTGTAATTCAAACAAATTTAAGTGATGGTACAATGCATACAGTCAGATTTGCATTTCAACAGTTCAAAAAAATAATTGTTGCTTACCATGAAACAGGGGATGAAAATAAAGCAAATAAATATATAGTTGAAAATTTTAATGGAATTGTTATAGAAAATTTAGACGAAATTTTAGAAATTATTAAGTGA
- the pepF gene encoding oligoendopeptidase F, protein MNSLPTRDQIDNKYKWRLEDIYENDILWENDIIKVKALLKSIENFKGKIDNPKNLLDILTLQDEINLIAEKVFTYARMRRDEDNSNSYYQSLCDKAMILLSEVKQSLSFIVPEILSISTDKLLSFFEIEKKLEFYRIYIEDLLRRKKHTLSQEEEYILALSSELSNSPNQIFSMFNDADIKFPNIIDENGNEIELTKGRYVQFLKNKDRRVRKDAFYKLYETYAAYKNTISATYSASVKRDIFYAKARKYNSSLEASLDNDNIPISVYDNLIAVVNNHLDLHKRYLNLRREILNLDQLNMYDVYVPLVDDVNVKIKYEDASNIVIESIKPFGTEYMEVVKQAFNSSWIDVYENRGKTSGAYSWGCYGVHPYILLNYQDSLDDVFTLAHEMGHSMHTYYSYKNQPYIYSDYSIFVAEVASTLNEILLTNYLLNNFDDEKQKLYIINHYLDEFRATVFRQTMFAEFEKITHESLEQGIPLTTETLCNIYFDLVKKYFGDVTNVNEQIAFEWMRIPHFYRAFYVFKYATSFSAATSLSVEILNGNSDAIKKYLNFLSSGSLKYPIELLKDAGVDMNTPKPIESAMKVFEEMLNKFEKLLKFR, encoded by the coding sequence ATGAACAGCTTACCAACAAGGGATCAAATTGATAACAAATATAAATGGCGTTTAGAAGATATATATGAAAATGATATTTTATGGGAAAATGATATAATAAAAGTAAAAGCATTATTAAAAAGCATAGAAAATTTTAAAGGAAAAATTGATAATCCGAAAAATTTATTAGATATATTAACACTACAAGATGAAATAAATCTAATAGCTGAAAAAGTCTTTACTTATGCCAGGATGAGAAGGGATGAAGATAATTCAAACTCTTATTATCAATCATTGTGCGACAAAGCTATGATCTTGCTTTCTGAGGTAAAGCAAAGCTTATCTTTTATAGTTCCTGAAATACTGTCAATTTCAACAGATAAATTATTATCTTTTTTTGAAATTGAAAAAAAGTTGGAATTTTATAGAATATATATTGAAGATCTATTAAGAAGAAAAAAACATACACTTTCACAAGAAGAAGAATATATTCTGGCACTTTCAAGTGAACTATCTAATTCTCCTAATCAAATATTTTCAATGTTCAATGATGCAGATATAAAATTCCCAAATATTATTGATGAAAATGGTAATGAAATTGAACTTACAAAAGGAAGATATGTCCAATTTTTAAAAAATAAAGATAGAAGAGTGCGTAAAGATGCGTTTTATAAACTTTATGAAACATATGCAGCTTATAAGAACACAATATCTGCCACTTATTCAGCAAGTGTAAAAAGAGATATTTTTTATGCAAAAGCAAGAAAATATAATTCATCTTTAGAAGCTTCGCTTGATAATGATAATATTCCTATTAGTGTCTATGATAATTTAATTGCTGTTGTTAATAATCATTTAGATCTTCATAAAAGATACTTAAATTTAAGAAGAGAAATTCTTAATTTAGATCAATTAAATATGTACGATGTATATGTACCTCTTGTTGATGATGTTAATGTTAAAATTAAATATGAGGATGCTTCAAATATTGTCATAGAATCAATAAAACCATTTGGCACCGAATATATGGAAGTAGTAAAACAAGCTTTTAATAGTTCATGGATTGATGTTTATGAAAACAGAGGAAAAACAAGTGGTGCATATTCTTGGGGATGTTATGGAGTTCATCCATATATTTTATTGAACTATCAAGATTCATTAGATGATGTATTTACTTTAGCACACGAAATGGGACATTCTATGCATACTTATTATTCTTATAAAAATCAGCCTTATATATATTCTGATTACAGTATTTTTGTTGCTGAAGTAGCCTCAACTTTAAATGAAATATTATTAACTAATTATTTATTAAATAATTTTGATGATGAAAAGCAAAAATTATATATAATTAACCATTATCTTGATGAATTTAGAGCAACAGTATTTAGGCAAACAATGTTTGCAGAATTTGAGAAAATTACGCATGAAAGCTTGGAGCAAGGTATTCCACTTACAACTGAAACATTATGTAATATTTATTTTGATTTAGTAAAAAAATATTTCGGTGATGTTACAAACGTAAATGAACAAATAGCTTTTGAATGGATGAGAATTCCTCACTTTTATAGAGCATTTTATGTTTTTAAATATGCAACAAGTTTTTCTGCTGCAACTTCATTATCAGTAGAAATACTAAATGGTAATTCTGATGCAATAAAGAAATATTTAAATTTCTTGTCTTCTGGAAGTTTAAAATATCCAATTGAATTATTAAAAGATGCTGGTGTTGATATGAATACTCCTAAACCTATTGAAAGTGCTATGAAAGTTTTTGAAGAAATGTTAAATAAATTTGAAAAGCTTTTGAAATTTAGATAA
- a CDS encoding SHOCT domain-containing protein: protein MMRGFNFYYGFHLIPIIYGLLFLGGIIALVVYVVNKLSNVYTINKKMTNNEALQILNKRFAAGEIDEEEYKRKKKILLDE, encoded by the coding sequence ATGATGAGAGGTTTTAATTTTTACTATGGGTTTCATTTAATCCCAATAATATATGGCCTATTATTTTTAGGTGGAATAATAGCTTTAGTAGTGTATGTAGTTAATAAATTAAGCAATGTTTATACAATAAATAAGAAAATGACAAACAATGAAGCATTACAGATTTTAAACAAAAGATTTGCTGCTGGAGAAATTGATGAAGAAGAATATAAAAGAAAAAAGAAGATATTATTAGATGAATAA
- a CDS encoding ThuA domain-containing protein, whose protein sequence is MKIVTLLGDFYHNHDMMLESLKKALIQKYISAEIIDIKTNDWEKYLNKDTDILVIGTENRINPQDEIINYWMTEEIENKLVDYVKNGGKIFVWHSALASYNENGPYCSMLRGYFKYHPSENKNVYYYFDNSKNTIFTKNEFEFIDEHYFVYCDTENTNVFLLSKSEDGDSIAGWYHNFGKGKVCCLTPAHRIEGLYNEQLINLISEIIEWLQK, encoded by the coding sequence ATGAAAATAGTTACTTTATTAGGTGATTTTTATCATAATCATGATATGATGCTTGAGTCACTTAAAAAAGCTTTAATTCAAAAGTATATAAGTGCTGAAATAATTGATATAAAAACTAATGATTGGGAGAAATACTTAAATAAAGATACTGATATATTAGTAATTGGAACTGAAAATAGAATAAATCCACAGGATGAAATAATTAATTATTGGATGACAGAGGAGATTGAAAATAAATTAGTCGATTATGTAAAAAATGGTGGGAAAATATTTGTATGGCATTCAGCATTAGCTTCTTATAATGAAAATGGACCATATTGTTCAATGCTTAGAGGTTATTTTAAATATCATCCTAGTGAAAATAAAAATGTTTATTATTATTTTGATAATTCAAAAAATACAATTTTTACAAAGAATGAGTTTGAATTTATTGATGAGCATTATTTTGTTTATTGTGATACCGAAAATACAAATGTATTTTTATTATCAAAATCAGAAGATGGTGACTCAATAGCTGGTTGGTATCATAATTTTGGTAAAGGTAAAGTATGTTGTCTTACTCCTGCCCATCGAATAGAAGGACTTTACAATGAACAATTAATAAACCTTATAAGTGAGATAATTGAATGGTTGCAAAAATAA